A genomic region of Arachis stenosperma cultivar V10309 chromosome 9, arast.V10309.gnm1.PFL2, whole genome shotgun sequence contains the following coding sequences:
- the LOC130950883 gene encoding uncharacterized protein LOC130950883, whose protein sequence is MGCYLRYGRHGVKQVLRFRDASYDSTAVNPIWYASQGLRYMRKLQVILTSDVDKLGKAGDTVKVAPGYFRNHLMPKLLAVPNIDKFAHLISEQRKICQPIEGEEQKDVTVIKESKKDMMKEYERAALRLDKAKLVLRRLIDVQKAKARASKDDPLELRSPMTKDALVAEVARQLCVNIAPENLHLPVPLATLGEYEVPLRLPRSIPLPEGKLNWTLKVKIRSK, encoded by the exons ATGGGTTGTTATCTTAGATATGGCAGACATGGAGTTAAGCAGGTCCTTAGATTTAGAGATGCTAGTTATGATAGTACTGCCGTAAATCCAATCTGGTATGCTTCTCAAGGACTTCGATACATGAGGAAGCTCCAAGTCATCCTCACCTCT GACGTAGATAAGCTGGGAAAGGCTGGTGATACTGTCAAAGTTGCCCCGGGATATTTTCGCAACCACCTAATGCCAAAGCTCCTTGCTGTCCCTAATATTGACAAGTTTGCTCATCTCATAAGCGAGCAGCGCAAG ATCTGTCAGCcaattgaaggagaagaacaaaAGGATGTTACAGTAATTAAAGAGTCAAAGAAAGATATGATGAAAGAGTATGAAAGGGCTGCGCTTCGTCTTGATAAAGCTAAGCTG GTCTTGCGGAGATTAATTGATGTTCAAAAAGCAAAGGCCCGTGCATCAAAAGATGACCCTTTGGAGTTACGTTCACCTATGACAAAAGATGCTCTTGTGGCTGAG GTGGCAAGACAACTATGTGTGAACATTGCACCTGAAAACCTACATCTCCCAGTGCCTTTAGCAACACTCGGAGAATATGAGGTGCCGCTGCGTTTACCAAGGTCCATTCCTTTGCCAGAGGGCAAGCTTAATTGGACTTTGAAGGTTAAAATTAGGAGTAAGTAG
- the LOC130951061 gene encoding acid phosphatase 1-like isoform X2 — translation MEQGYRFLVLFLLAMMFSRAMCIRHHKSTNNNNGSSSSSSSSSSINGSFCLSWRLGVETNNVLPWRTVPTECLQYVENYMIHGQYEQDLDLIMEQAMSFVSTITLAGDSKDAWILDVDDTCISNLFYYKSKKYGCDPYDPSGFRAWAMKGWCTAIPSVLGMFNKLIDKGFKVIMLTGRDQETLGQITRDNLHNQGFIGYQRLVMRTAANKGQSAVKYKSEVRKQLEDEGYRIWGNVGDQWSDLQGNSPGNRTFKLPNPMYFVP, via the exons ATGGAGCAAGGATATAGGTTTTTGGTGCTTTTCTTGTTGGCAATGATGTTCTCAAGGGCAATGTGCATAAGACACCACAAAAGCaccaataacaataatggttcttcttcttcttcttcttcaagctcTTCTATTAATGGAAGCTTTTGCTTGAGTTGGAGATTAGGAGTGGAGACGAACAATGTGCTGCCGTGGCGAACGGTCCCAACAGAGTGCTTGCAATATGTGGAGAATTACATGATCCATGGCCAATATGAGCAAGACTTGGATTTGATCATGGAACAAGCTATGAGCTTTGTGAGCACCATAACACTTGCTGGTGATTCTAAAGATGCTTGGATTTTGGATGTTGATGACACATGCATCTCCAACTTATTTTATTACAAAAGCAAGAAATATGG GTGTGACCCATATGATCCATCAGGGTTCAGGGCATGGGCAATGAAAGGGTGGTGCACTGCAATTCCATCAGTGTTAGGGATGTTCAACAAGTTAATAGATAAAGGATTCAAAGTGATTATGCTCACCGGAAGAGACCAAGAGACTCTTGGTCAAATCACTAGGGACAACTTGCATAATCAAGGCTTTATTGGCTATCAAAGACTTGTCATGAG GACCGCCGCAAATAAAGGGCAAAGTGCAGTAAAGTATAAATCAGAGGTACGGAAGCAATTAGAAGATGAAGGTTACCGGATATGGGGGAATGTGGGTGATCAATGGAGTGATCTTCAAGGAAATTCTCCTGGAAACCGCACATTTAAGCTCCCTAATCCCATGTATTTTGTTCCTTAA
- the LOC130951061 gene encoding acid phosphatase 1-like isoform X1: MEQGYRFLVLFLLAMMFSRAMCIRHHKSTNNNNGSSSSSSSSSSINGSFCLSWRLGVETNNVLPWRTVPTECLQYVENYMIHGQYEQDLDLIMEQAMSFVSTITLAGDSKDAWILDVDDTCISNLFYYKSKKYGYVLLRCDPYDPSGFRAWAMKGWCTAIPSVLGMFNKLIDKGFKVIMLTGRDQETLGQITRDNLHNQGFIGYQRLVMRTAANKGQSAVKYKSEVRKQLEDEGYRIWGNVGDQWSDLQGNSPGNRTFKLPNPMYFVP, translated from the exons ATGGAGCAAGGATATAGGTTTTTGGTGCTTTTCTTGTTGGCAATGATGTTCTCAAGGGCAATGTGCATAAGACACCACAAAAGCaccaataacaataatggttcttcttcttcttcttcttcaagctcTTCTATTAATGGAAGCTTTTGCTTGAGTTGGAGATTAGGAGTGGAGACGAACAATGTGCTGCCGTGGCGAACGGTCCCAACAGAGTGCTTGCAATATGTGGAGAATTACATGATCCATGGCCAATATGAGCAAGACTTGGATTTGATCATGGAACAAGCTATGAGCTTTGTGAGCACCATAACACTTGCTGGTGATTCTAAAGATGCTTGGATTTTGGATGTTGATGACACATGCATCTCCAACTTATTTTATTACAAAAGCAAGAAATATGGGTACGTTTTACTTAG GTGTGACCCATATGATCCATCAGGGTTCAGGGCATGGGCAATGAAAGGGTGGTGCACTGCAATTCCATCAGTGTTAGGGATGTTCAACAAGTTAATAGATAAAGGATTCAAAGTGATTATGCTCACCGGAAGAGACCAAGAGACTCTTGGTCAAATCACTAGGGACAACTTGCATAATCAAGGCTTTATTGGCTATCAAAGACTTGTCATGAG GACCGCCGCAAATAAAGGGCAAAGTGCAGTAAAGTATAAATCAGAGGTACGGAAGCAATTAGAAGATGAAGGTTACCGGATATGGGGGAATGTGGGTGATCAATGGAGTGATCTTCAAGGAAATTCTCCTGGAAACCGCACATTTAAGCTCCCTAATCCCATGTATTTTGTTCCTTAA